GCGCGCCGCCGATGCCGTATCCCTTGAGGCCGAGCTCCTCGATGAGCCTCCCGGCGGCTATCTCGGGCGGGTTCTTGAATATGGAGCCCGTGTTCGACATCTTGATGGGCTGCGTCCGGCTCCTCTTTTCCATGTATTCCTTAACGTTCTTTTCGATTGCCGCCTTGTCGCCGGGCCTGAGGCCGAATTCGGCCCTCGTAATCACGCACCCGGGCGGAAGGTGGCTCTTCCTGTATTCGAATTTTATGTCTTCCCTTTTAATCTCTACCTCGCGCCCGCCCGACCACACCCACACACGCGTGAGCGCGTCCTTTATCTCGCCCCCGTTTGCGCCGGCGTTCATGAACACCCCGCCGCCGACCGTCCCCGGTATGCCGGCCGCGAATTCGAACCCGGTAAGCCCTGCCTTTATAGTCTTGTTTAGTATCGCCCCGAGTATGGCCCCCGTCTCCGCGTGGACAGTAGCGTCTTCCTTTATCTCGATATTGCGGAGCCTGGTCGTGGATATGACGACGCCCTTTATCCCGCCGTCGTAGACGACCGTGTTCGAGCCCGCCCCGAGGACCACCCAAGGTATGTCCGAGCCCGAAAGAATGTCGAGCAGCCTGCAGAGCTCGCCGACGCTACCCGGGGTGACGACCAGATCCGCCTCGCCGCCTACCCTGAGCGACGTATACCTGCTCATCGGGTACTGCCGCGCGACCTCGCACCCCATTTCCTGAGCACTCCGCTCGAAAGCCCTCATCCGATTTCCTCTGCTATCCTTTCCGAGACCATCCATACGTTACCGGCCCCCAGCGTTATTACGACGTCCCCCGGTTTTACGGCCTTCATCACCGTGGTAACTATATCCTCTCCGCTGCCGTTCGAATAAAAGACATTCTTATGCCCGGATTCCTTTAACGATTTGTAGAGCGCTTTCGACGACACGCCCTCTATGGGCTCTTCCCCGGCAGGGTAAATATCCAGCAAATAGAGCATGTCCGTGTCTAAAAGTGCGCGCGTGAAATCGTCGAAGAGAAGGCGCGTCCTCGAATATCTGTGCGGCTGGAATATGGCGACTATCCTCCCGAGCCCCGAATCCTTGACGGCGCTCAGAGTGGCCCTTATCTCGTTAGGATGGTGGGCGTAATCGTCGAGGACGAGGACGTCCTTTCCCTGTCCCTTTATCTGAAGCCGCCTGTCTATGCCGCTGAACTCTGCGAGGCCTTCCTTCACCTGCCCGAACGTCATCCCGAGCTCCATCCCGACCGCCACCGCCGCGAGGGCGTTCTGTGCGTTGTGCATCCCGGGGACGTTGAGTGTTATGCTTCCGAGCGGCGAGCCGTCGAGAATGACGTCGAATTCAGTCCTGAACCCGCTTATCCTGACGTTCTCGGCGCGGAGAGAGGCGTCCCCGTTAAACCCGTACGTGACCGCCCTTTTTTCGAAGGACTCCGCTATGCGCCTTACGTTCGGGCAGTCCGTACACAGGACCGAAAGCCCGTAGAACGGCACCTTGTTCACGAAGTCCGTAAACGCCTTTTCGAGCCCGGCGAACGTTTTGTAATGGTCGAGGTGCTCCTCGTCTATATTCGTCAGGACGGAGATAACCGGCGAGAGGAGGAGGAACGAGCCGTCGCTCTCGTCGGCCTCGACGACCATAAAGCTCCCCTTTCCCAGGCGGGCGTTCGTGCCCATCGTCTTCACCTTTCCGCCGACCACTATCGTCGGGTCGAGTCCTCCGTGGGAAAGGACGGCCGAAATCATCGACGTCGTTGTCGTCTTTCCGTGGCTCCCGGCGACCGCAATGCCGTACCTGAGCCTCATGAGCTCCGCCAGCATCTGCGCCCTCGGGATGACGGGTATGCCCGCGCGCCTCGCTTCGACGACCTCGGGGTTTCGTTCGTTCACGGCCGAGGACACGACGACTACGCCCGCCCCTTCCACGTTTTCAGGGCTGTGGCCTATGGTCACCGTCGCCCCGACCTCCCTTAATCTTTTCACGGTGGCGGACTCCTTCATGTCGGAGCCCGTTATCGTATATCCCATGTTTACGAGGACTTCGGCTATTCCGCTCATGCCTATGCCGCCGATGCCCACGAAATGTAACCGCTCGATTCTTCCGTACACTAATTCACTCCTGCCAGCATATATATCCGGTCGACTATATCCGAAGCCGCGCCCGGCTTCCCGAGCGCAAGAGCCGCCCGGGACATTCTATCTAGTTTGTCTTTCTGAAGGACGTTGGTCAATGCCCCCGCGAGATTCCCGGGCTCTGCCTCGCTGTCCTGCATAACGATAGCGGCGCCCGCCCTTTCGAGCGCCCGTGCATTGGCCGTCTGGTGATCGTTGGTGGCGTAGGGGTAGGGTATCAGGAGCGACGGTTTCCCGAGCGCCGTGATCTCGGCGACCGTGCCCGCGCCCGAGCGCGCCACGACGAAATCGGCCTCGGCGTAGCTCCCAGCCATGTCGTCTATGAACGGCAGGACGCGCGCGGTAATGCCGTAATCTTCATACGCCTTTTTCACGATCTCGACGTCCTTCGCGCCGGCCTGGTGAATGACGGACAAATCGCTCCTCCCGAGCATCGAAAGCGCCTCGGGGACGGAAACGTTCAGCCTCCGTGCGCCCTGGCTTCCGCCGAAAACGAGTATAGTAAGCCCTTCCGGCTTGTTAGCGCCGGGATTTCCCGAGAGTATGTCCCTCCTTACGGGGTTGCCGGTCACTACGACCTTCCCGCGGGGGAAGAACGCAGCAGCGTCGTCGAACGTGGTGAATACCTTTTTCACGAACTTTCCTAGAATACGGTTCGCGATTCCGGGATAGGCGTTCTGCTCGCATATCGCAGTCGGCACGCCGCGTAAAGACGCCGCGAGCACCATCGGCCCCGAAACGTAACCGCCCACACCCAAAACGACGTCGGGCTTAAAAGACTTAAGGATCGACATCGACTCGGATACGCCGGTTATCGCCGCGAAAACGGCCTTCACGCTCCTTGCCATTCCGCTCCCCTTCATCCCCCTCGCGGTTATGTGCTCTATCCTGTAACCCCTTTTCGAGAGAATCTCGTTTTCGAGCCCGGTCTTCGTGCCGACGAACAGCACTTCGTTGGGGCCGTCCCTCCCCAGTACCTCCTCGGCGACGGAGATCGCGGGGAATATATGCCCGCCCGTGCCGCCGCCGGCGATTATAACCTTCATCTCGCACCCGAGCGCGAGACGTTCAATATTATTCCTATTGCCGAGAGGCACACGATGAGCGACGAGCCGCCGTAGCTGATGAAAGGCAGCGTGAGACCCTTGGTCGGGAAGAGCCCTACGGCGACGGCCATGTTGATACCCGCCTGAATCGCTATGAGGAGAACGCAGCCGAAAACGAGATAGCACCCGAAGAGGTCCGGGGCGCGGAGCGAAACCCGGAGGCTCCTTATGAAGAGGACCGCGAAGCCCGCTATAACGAGCGCTATGCCGATGAAGCCCAGCTCCTCGCCTATTATAGAGAATATGAAGTCCGTATGCGCCTGCGGCAGGAAGAAGAGCTTCTGCGAGCTGTCGCCGAGCCCCGTTCCGTACACCCCGCCCATGGCGAAGGCTATGAAGGACTGTATGGCCTGGTAGCCCGAGCCGAGCGGGTCCTGCCACGGGTCCATGAACGACGTAACCCTGTTCATCCTGTATCCCTTCGTTATGATCGCGATGACTAGGAATATAGCCGATATGACGCCCACCGGAACGAGGTACTTCATCTTCACGTCGCCGATGAAAAGCATGCCGAAGAGTACTGTCAGCATTATCGTCGCGCTCCCGAAATCGGGCTCCAGGAGCACCAGCAGAACGTATACGCCGGCGATGAGGACGTGCGACGCGAAGCCGACGATGAAGTTATCGAGCTTGTCCCTTTTCTTCGTGAGCGAATGAGCCAGATAAAAGACCAGAATGTACTTCGCTACCTCGGACGGCTGGAACGTGAAGAACCCTATGTCTATCCACCTACGCGCGCCGCCGACTTCCTTGCCTATCCCGGGGATGAGGACGATTATCAGCATGAAGAGCCCGAATAGATAGGCCGGGTAAACAAGCTTTCTAAGGAGCCTGTAATCGATACGCATAAGGACGAGCATCGAGAGAATGCCGATCGCGAGATATACGGAATGACGTATAAGGAAATAATTCGCGTTCCCGTACATCTCGAGCGAATAGACCGAGCTCGTGCTGTAAACCATGAGGACGCCCACGGCCGTAAGGAAAGCGGCCGAGAGAATAACGCCGACATCGTAACTGCCACCCTTCGCCGAATTAAATATTCCTAACAATGTCCTTATACCTCCTTCCTCTTTCTTCGTATGAGCCGAACATGTCGAAACTAGAGCATGCCGGCGAGAACAGCACCGTATCGCCCGGGGCGAGGCTCCCGAGCGCCTTGGCGACCGCGTCTTCGAGCGAATCCGCGAGGACGGTTTCGGCGTCCCCGCCGAGATCCTCCCGCATCCTGAACCTCGACTCCCCGAACAGGACCAGGAGCTTCACCTTCTCCTTTATAGAATTCCTGAGCGGCTCGTAGCTTACGCCCTTGTCCTTTCCCCCGGCGATGAGAATGATCGGCGCGGGGAGGCTTTCGAGCGCGCGCTCCGTCGCCCCCGGGCTCGTCGACTTGGAATCGTTGTAGAATTTCGCGCCCCTTATCTCTCCCAGGAGCTCGTTCCTGTGGGGCAGGGGGTCGAACCCGACGATCGCTTCTTCTATTACCCCCGCCTCCACGCCCATTATGCGCGTCGCGGCTATTGCCGCCATGACGTTCTCGACGTTGTGATAACCCGCGAGCTTCATTCCCGTAAGGTCGTAGGTCTCGCCGTCGAATACGACTTTCATCCCGTCGTAAGATACGGCGTTTCCGGAACCTCCGAACGGGAGCCTCTTTGACTTCATGCGATTTACATAGCGGGCGATGACCTCGTCGTCCGCCTTGTAAATGCACCAGTCGTCCGGGGTCTGGTTCGCGAATATGTTCATCTTCGACTCGGCGTATTCCTCGAACGAAGAGTGATGATCTAGGTGGTTAGGAGAGACGTTCAGC
This is a stretch of genomic DNA from Thermodesulfobacteriota bacterium. It encodes these proteins:
- the murG gene encoding undecaprenyldiphospho-muramoylpentapeptide beta-N-acetylglucosaminyltransferase produces the protein MKVIIAGGGTGGHIFPAISVAEEVLGRDGPNEVLFVGTKTGLENEILSKRGYRIEHITARGMKGSGMARSVKAVFAAITGVSESMSILKSFKPDVVLGVGGYVSGPMVLAASLRGVPTAICEQNAYPGIANRILGKFVKKVFTTFDDAAAFFPRGKVVVTGNPVRRDILSGNPGANKPEGLTILVFGGSQGARRLNVSVPEALSMLGRSDLSVIHQAGAKDVEIVKKAYEDYGITARVLPFIDDMAGSYAEADFVVARSGAGTVAEITALGKPSLLIPYPYATNDHQTANARALERAGAAIVMQDSEAEPGNLAGALTNVLQKDKLDRMSRAALALGKPGAASDIVDRIYMLAGVN
- the murB gene encoding UDP-N-acetylmuramate dehydrogenase → MRAFERSAQEMGCEVARQYPMSRYTSLRVGGEADLVVTPGSVGELCRLLDILSGSDIPWVVLGAGSNTVVYDGGIKGVVISTTRLRNIEIKEDATVHAETGAILGAILNKTIKAGLTGFEFAAGIPGTVGGGVFMNAGANGGEIKDALTRVWVWSGGREVEIKREDIKFEYRKSHLPPGCVITRAEFGLRPGDKAAIEKNVKEYMEKRSRTQPIKMSNTGSIFKNPPEIAAGRLIEELGLKGYGIGGARFSELHANFIINAGGATASDVLSLIETAKKEAREKRGITLETEVRIIGKI
- the murC gene encoding UDP-N-acetylmuramate--L-alanine ligase, which codes for MYGRIERLHFVGIGGIGMSGIAEVLVNMGYTITGSDMKESATVKRLREVGATVTIGHSPENVEGAGVVVVSSAVNERNPEVVEARRAGIPVIPRAQMLAELMRLRYGIAVAGSHGKTTTTSMISAVLSHGGLDPTIVVGGKVKTMGTNARLGKGSFMVVEADESDGSFLLLSPVISVLTNIDEEHLDHYKTFAGLEKAFTDFVNKVPFYGLSVLCTDCPNVRRIAESFEKRAVTYGFNGDASLRAENVRISGFRTEFDVILDGSPLGSITLNVPGMHNAQNALAAVAVGMELGMTFGQVKEGLAEFSGIDRRLQIKGQGKDVLVLDDYAHHPNEIRATLSAVKDSGLGRIVAIFQPHRYSRTRLLFDDFTRALLDTDMLYLLDIYPAGEEPIEGVSSKALYKSLKESGHKNVFYSNGSGEDIVTTVMKAVKPGDVVITLGAGNVWMVSERIAEEIG
- the murD gene encoding UDP-N-acetylmuramoyl-L-alanine--D-glutamate ligase, producing the protein MELKGMKVLVVGAGKTGMETARFLVGRGAAVSLSEGATAEKLGEKAEELRSLGVELETGGHTAGTFLAADVIIPSPGVPFNIPLLEEAAKRGVEIMSEVELASRFLDKPVIAVTGSNGKTTTSTLIAGILGRGGKRVFLGANIGTPLVSIVGKEDEYDVLVLELSSFQLQGVKTFRPNVAVVLNVSPNHLDHHSSFEEYAESKMNIFANQTPDDWCIYKADDEVIARYVNRMKSKRLPFGGSGNAVSYDGMKVVFDGETYDLTGMKLAGYHNVENVMAAIAATRIMGVEAGVIEEAIVGFDPLPHRNELLGEIRGAKFYNDSKSTSPGATERALESLPAPIILIAGGKDKGVSYEPLRNSIKEKVKLLVLFGESRFRMREDLGGDAETVLADSLEDAVAKALGSLAPGDTVLFSPACSSFDMFGSYEERGRRYKDIVRNI
- the ftsW gene encoding putative lipid II flippase FtsW, which codes for MLGIFNSAKGGSYDVGVILSAAFLTAVGVLMVYSTSSVYSLEMYGNANYFLIRHSVYLAIGILSMLVLMRIDYRLLRKLVYPAYLFGLFMLIIVLIPGIGKEVGGARRWIDIGFFTFQPSEVAKYILVFYLAHSLTKKRDKLDNFIVGFASHVLIAGVYVLLVLLEPDFGSATIMLTVLFGMLFIGDVKMKYLVPVGVISAIFLVIAIITKGYRMNRVTSFMDPWQDPLGSGYQAIQSFIAFAMGGVYGTGLGDSSQKLFFLPQAHTDFIFSIIGEELGFIGIALVIAGFAVLFIRSLRVSLRAPDLFGCYLVFGCVLLIAIQAGINMAVAVGLFPTKGLTLPFISYGGSSLIVCLSAIGIILNVSRSGAR